A genomic window from Candidatus Binatus sp. includes:
- a CDS encoding alpha/beta fold hydrolase, with product MSTLTWPQGRPVKLAPRANQPSITLDIHETGEGPAVVFCHGFPELAYSWRHQLPAVAAAGFRAIAPDQRGYAGSSAPPAVTDYGLTELTGDLIGLLDALKIDRAIFVGHDWGGFVAWAMPVLYPERTAGVIGVCTPYMAMPQTSLMRRLVNGKDERMYILWFQEPGRAESVMDSRARLIFDRLMRAPLEPAEASRRMMASGELDMNPFRRIEDFQPETPPIVTPEELDVYVRAYEKTGFRGGINWYRNIDRNSREHPQIGVAKLTLPCLMITAAWDGALPPRMAAGMPALCSDLEMHNIERAGHWVQQEFPDAVNETIVDWLKRRFKKP from the coding sequence ATGTCCACTTTGACCTGGCCGCAAGGCCGCCCGGTAAAGCTTGCGCCGCGTGCGAATCAGCCTTCGATCACTCTTGATATTCATGAAACCGGCGAAGGTCCGGCGGTAGTTTTCTGCCACGGATTTCCCGAGCTTGCTTACTCGTGGCGTCATCAGTTGCCCGCAGTCGCGGCGGCGGGCTTTCGAGCAATTGCACCCGATCAGCGTGGATACGCCGGGTCAAGTGCACCGCCGGCCGTCACTGATTATGGCCTCACCGAACTGACCGGCGATCTGATCGGACTCCTCGACGCGCTGAAAATCGATCGCGCGATTTTCGTTGGCCACGATTGGGGCGGTTTCGTCGCGTGGGCGATGCCGGTGCTGTATCCGGAACGCACGGCGGGCGTCATCGGAGTCTGCACGCCGTACATGGCGATGCCTCAGACGTCGTTGATGCGCAGGCTCGTCAACGGCAAAGACGAACGCATGTACATCCTGTGGTTCCAGGAACCCGGTCGCGCTGAGAGCGTGATGGATTCCCGGGCGCGGCTCATTTTCGATCGCCTGATGCGCGCGCCGCTCGAGCCCGCGGAAGCATCCAGGCGCATGATGGCGAGCGGCGAGTTGGACATGAATCCGTTCCGGCGAATCGAAGACTTCCAGCCGGAGACTCCGCCAATCGTTACTCCCGAAGAGCTGGACGTCTATGTTCGCGCCTACGAAAAAACGGGCTTTCGCGGCGGTATCAACTGGTATCGGAACATCGATCGCAATTCGCGCGAGCATCCGCAGATCGGCGTCGCGAAGCTGACCCTGCCGTGCCTGATGATCACGGCTGCATGGGATGGAGCGCTGCCGCCGCGGATGGCGGCCGGGATGCCGGCGCTATGCTCGGACCTCGAGATGCACAATATCGAGCGCGCGGGCCATTGGGTGCAGCAGGAGTTTCCCGACGCGGTGAATGAAACGATCGTCGATTGGCTTAAGCGCCGCTTCAAAAAACCCTGA